The sequence GAACGCTAAAAGGGTAGAAAAAATAGTAAGCTATTAAATTGAAACATACCCATAAACGGTGATCACCCGAACCATTAGCATGAACACGCGAACCATCATTCTGAGCACCCGGACCATTGTTCTTCTCGGCTTTTAACCATGCATTTTCTTTTTCAAGTTGTGCATTTCTAGACATCAGCTGAGCATTTGCTTTGCTAACAGCTAATCGACTAGGTCTTGCACCCCACATATGATTGGCGCGAACACCAAGTCCGTACATTTCTGCAGTACCATTTTTAGCTTTACCCATTACTGTGGAAAAAACATCATCTGGTCCAGGTGCATCAATTGCACCATCACCGAGTTTCTCGGTTAGGTCTTTCATTTTTTCCTGCATAAAAGAGATAGTAAATCGTTGATATTTGATTCAATAATATGACCAGTATATATACAGGAGATGGCATCGATATACATGGAAAATTGCCAACTATTTTGTGAGCTATATAAAGGATAACTATCATATTATAATTCTACTCTGATATTCGATATATGCAATGCCCAATCACAGTATATGCAATGCTTACCCTTGTAACTAATTAAATTAAAGATATGGTTAATAGATATTTTCTTTTATCTCCGACCTAAAAGTATACTTCAAATGAAATAAAAACCTCACAAGTGATTTATGGtgattaacatatatataaatatacatctacTGATATCATGTGTAGGATATATTTGATCTACTTTTGTAAAATTACTTACAAAGACACGAGTAGCTTCATCTTCACCGATTTTGTAACATTCTTTAAACATATTCACCCTAGTTGCCTCTCTTCCCAACTTCACATACAATGAGTAAAACTGAGGTAACTATTAACGATGTATATTCAAAAGCTATACGTACTATTTAAATAATTCCCCCATGATATATTACCTTCAGTTCTTCACGAATTCTTGCAAAACTTTTTTTCCCCGTCATTTGTGACAACTTCTTTTTAGCCCTATTGTCTTTGTTTTTTCAGGTCATCTCCTGAACAAGAAAAGAGTGGTCAGTATTTGAGGAGATCAAATTACGATGGTTAGTCTATCTACATGAAAGTGTAAGAATATATCATACCATCACATTATCTCTGGTCCAATATTCAAAACGTCTTCTCCAGTGTCTTTTGGTTAGTTGTAGAGGTGGTGACTTTAATAGCTCCTCCATTGGTTTAGACGGGTCAAAGTAACATTCCTTAACTCTCGCCCTCCAGTTTTTCGTCTTGCGCCCATATGATTGGAGTATCCATGAATTAGCAGTTGGTGGAATATCAAACTTTATctacaaattataaaaaaaaacatataaatcACATGCATGAGAACAAAAAAAAACATATTATCACACAGATTTTAAAATATGTACCCTTAAGAACTTCAGCAACTTATCATTCTTTTCGGGTTTAACTTTGTTCCACGGTCTATAAATTGGACAATACTGGTAACTCTGCGATAAGTTACCAAGAAAATTGGTAAATTGACTAATGTTTGCACCAATTGGCTGGCCATGTTCATTAACAGTAATAGGAAGTCGAACATGTGGCTTTTGCATATAAATCTGCCGCATAAGAGTCGGTCCTCTCGACTGATTATCTACAAAATATGTGCACTTGATTTACAACTGATACACTAAACAAGAAACAATATAAATCGAATAAACAAACCAAATTAGAAAAAGTAAAAATAATCTGGTTCAGTTTCTTCATTCACACGTGAACCTTCTTCAGGTTGTTCATGTAGTACTTCAGTTAGTTGTACTTTAGTTTGTTGTACTTCAGTTTGTTGTAGTTTACCTTGTTGACGATGCTCTTCAAAATCTTCATCATAGCTTGTGTAATTATCGTATTCTTCATTTTGTCATTGTGTATCATCCTCGGGCTCCGTATCTTCATCTTGCAGTTGAAGACGACCCAAACCTCTACCTTCTTCTTGGCTGACTCGTTGAACTTTACTTTTACTTAACCTCGGCCTTTTATCACTTACATGGCCCTTTTGAGACTTGGATTTTGAGGATGATTCTTTGGAGACATGAGAAACACTAACTCGTTTTCTGATGGTATTGGGTGCAACGAACTGGCGTTTTCTCATGGTATTAGCCTCAACCTGTAGAGAGGATCTAAGTGAAGACTTTTTGATTCCTTTAATTGCCATAATCTACAAGAATGTAAAGAACAATAATGAGCAATTATATCAATTAACGCAACAGAgttataaacaattttatataCAGAGTAGTTAGGAACAATTAAAATTACAGAATCGTTAATCCATTTTCATGAAAAAAGATATACAGTTtggtgaaaaaatatatatacagttCTTGTGAAAAACGATACCTGTGTTCGATCTTGTGAAAAAAGATATATGTGTTCTTTGAGAGTTAGTTAACTGTTCTTTGAATTGGTGAAAAAAGAGATAAGTGAGTTGTTCAAAAACCTTTTAACTAGCTAACCCCAATTTGATTTGGCGCACACACTAGTTTTGATCCATCCACACCAAAACAATCTAAATTACATATTTTACCCTTGTAAATAGTACATTGACTTACTAGTAGTTTAAGGGTAAAATAGGAAGTTTGTATTATTTTAGAGTGGATGGATCAAATGCTAGTGTGGAAAGATCACCTCCCAAATTTTTGAGGTGAAATTTGAATTTACCCAAATTTGGGAGGTGATGTTTGAATTTACGATCAGGTTCAAAATTTGTGTCCGAAATCCATGATATTTGGCGGTTTCTTTTTAGAGGGTAAGTTTTGGTGAAAATTAATTGAGGCCGTATAACTTATGTATTATCTAGCTATTACTGGtaattaatttataaactttatagaATAAATGTACAcgaaattaatttaattattcataaaatgtatttttttaaatatatcatAATTTATCGTAATTTAACATCGTTTATCGTAATTTAACATTGTATTATTTTAGGGTTTGGAGGTGAAATTTGAATTTACCCAAATTTGGGAGGTGCATGGTTTaggctttagggtttagggtttaatgtttagggttcatgcatatggtataatgtttagggtatatggtttatggtttagggttttaggtatatgtagggtttagggttggtatagggtttatggtttagggtttgtgGTTTAATGTGTAGGGTTTggttgtcacaccccccaaaatggatcaggggtaattgtgaccaatcatatcataacacagttgtataaacaagaacgactctatatgagactttttaaataaaacctttgttaataaaacagcggaagcagtaatacatgtttacattattattaaaacgtaaaataaatgtttatgaactaaaatataatatgcgatatggactccatgcaagcatcaaacctatcatcacaaagttgcaaacagctagctcaatcatcacctgagacaaaacatgcttaaagtgtcaaccaaaaaggttgagtgaaattcacaggtttataaataatatccaaagttttagaccacaagatttagtttaaagttgattgatatagaaatatcaatctaaaagtgttgctgcattttgtaatatcgctactaaacaagtttaccctatgacaccttgtactgtcagtgtcgtggaatcattattatgtaaccaaagaccaacggtcgaatggttagagacgttactctcaataggcctactcacaataattaagtttgcatttaaacgtagcaattaacgatatcacggtagggatttagcatgaatcaaagcatgacagcatagttaacaatttagtacttgtgtctaagcgtaaaacagttataaagcaagcatgtgtctcaccccaaaagttataaaacagttatgaaacagtaaaaagtggggctatgaagttcaccttagtagcacacgaaagaattgaacggaaggacgtgaccgagatctcaacctagagatagaacgtatgatcagacattgcctaacagacaatagtatatagtactatattgatagtaatggttcactaaagaatttccattttcggaaggttactatttatggaaagtttccacttatagtaattttccaattttagaaagttcgggttaatctttagcaagacgttgtataactttactcaaacttcgttgctatcaaataagtcaggaatggccagatgtaaccgggggcccaggattcttaaccagaatctaagtcatggcattcgagatccacaagcttacccataaatggcaacctagacatcattcacttacgaccgtgagtagcgatgaagttcacatgaattatacattatctttgattaaccttcactttaggtgtatacacacaacgaattattaatgtacttaataattatatatgtgataatataacctaagttttatttaatatttagttattataccttagtatgtcttatatatattaaatataattacctttaaataaatacctaaattacttcaaaaataatagtgttttattaatcgaacattatttaaaaatgtctaaataataaattaaatatctaaaaattacatacataatttttatagtcttagttaatcatatagattagtagaaaaatttaagaaaacatttttattatatttttgtatttatttttgtttttacccttaatgtattcacaaaacaattttaattctacataattactaaataaacccaaataattatttttataatttttacaagtttctatcagtctaataacttatagaaaaatatttaaaaaaatatttttttaatattttatatttattcttaatttaccttcgaattacataataatagagtttaattatataataaataccaattcgacccaagtaattatttttataattttttcagatctatataagttttaaaaactcagaaaaaattatatatattttatttttggttaaaagtatttaatacgaattttacattgtttttacgtttaaacactacataattcgtatttaattataaataatattccataaattatcaaaattatttttatgcatcataacacttataatactaattataacatataaacataattaatttcgaattttacaaagaatatacaataaatataaatataaatgacaatattgaaaaaaattaataaaaatagaaagtacctcaaattttcttcaaggttttgagagaataacttaagtttttgtgtttggaaagaaaaaatgaatgaggagccatgtatttataggtaaaaaatggatggtgaaaagaaaaatataataaaataaaggtgccaattttgacaaaataataaaaacatgttaaaaatgtttttaataagtttttgtttttaaaaatatttagtcaaaattcatgggctcattatttaatttataaaaaaaaatcttatttattttatttttattttttttataagctaaaaatatatataatgattaaaataacttatcatttaattaataattatgttacatatagttttaaatataatacgcattaatattaactaaagttattttatataattagtgtaaactttagttaacagaacatgtcgactaaaaataaatatttgatcaacgtcgaatttaattatatattacgtatggataacaaccctatagtcaaattagtcaattcaggtatggaaatatgagggttgttatagtacctacccgttaaaagaaatttcgtcccgaaatttagttgttgccattaatcggtgttgttcgtacatagacgaggatatttacgttttatttggttttcacgttcccaggtatgctcggggccttgcgtgaattccaacggatagaatattgttctgtttcaagaattaaaatcatacataccataatttctacaagttcttctacgaagtgcattttattattaatgcggagatcattcaaaatgatgatgttatacaagtcatttcagtaaattggatatataaaatgtgttatgaataatatcgagctcatttaaaccttgagcgtttatgccacaatgttagggtagacaaaacagagagtagttcatgaaaattatagtcatgaagtttgatagagatcatcattgtttacaacaagaatattgtaatgatgaatataagttgaagaataaagttttatcactattgaataatatggatagaacgattcgattatagaaagagtataaatgaagctatcgtaaaagagtgaatgagtaaattaaatgttcgccttaacttttgacgtagtcacgattgatttccggaatttaagggattagaggaaatcttcgtaatctataagatttgattatccggtatttacggaattttgagatttctttgattaaatgcggtgaattgcctcgattgctgtgtttggaaattttgctataaattagcttcttccgtttcattatcttcaccacttctatactttcttcctatattcatacttccaaaagatttgttaatatgctcaatcccgtattgatatttgttattatattgaccatatatgcagtcatgcttctttttcttttaccaccagaggaatctgtttacttctactatgctcttggggttatagtgtttttaattctcccgtgtctttatgttgctatacgcattgatatacatgatttgtaatttccgtgttgttatcgggctttgtattttcccttatatgtcggagctctttacctttttattctgctctcgactctaagttaagcgagtaatggtccagaatttgtaggtatgaagtttcgaatgaacctaatgttctaagcgtaatatcacgatttgatttggtaaattaccagaattactgaggatggaactatcaagaatatatgttcttgatatgttcagagattaagtagaatgtaagagtcgtgtaacatggcaaatgatgattataaagtctatgaattatcatcttccattaaaaatttagcatgacttactgtaatataatcacgttggcctgacgtcattttattatactaactcatgcttcaatttccaacatttcttcaaaacatttataatttaaacttgaattttactgaatatagaaactaaaatagtttcctttataaagatatcacaaagagatacttaattatggacaagaatcgttatgaaaatatcttcagaaatatagaggatatttataacgacattttgaaatttctaagttcgaaggttgatgaagaaaaattttccgcaagcttttaacataacttcggagcaagatattctctaaagatttcatcagatccagaattacttggattctttgaatatagggtttggtccttgtatttttccttggtctcctccatggttagctcaatccgtttttcagttccaaattttcttttgagcttttccaacgtaccattctttattatcaaacttttggccattgagaccatctacaattttgctgtttcctctacatttaatgtagccatatttgattcatcggttataaatccgagatggtttcaagaaatttcatttttagatgattaaacgctgattgtaatcgtcaacggatctaatggttgatgaataggcgttgttgatttcaaaagtaatgaacgataatttcggtggtttgatgtgataattcatcatagaatacaaatgaatataattcatgaatgtagtgatcgttaggaagattacacttgctaaagctttacttggattccgatatgtccaaatcagaataggtaattaaatttgtatgaaaatggttgttctttagtgaacggatacatatgtagatgtaagtagtatagttactaattattgaatcagaatttgaagaatgtacaatgtaagatattgatgtgagatataaatatttctcgggttttacctacccgttaaaatattttcacaattaacagtttgtacaaaaggatttttaattacaatctttatgaagatatacgttcatatatgtattcttcacgtataatatagatttaatgagttaatatactattaaaatcatttgatttgcggttgaagcgagaataaataatcttcaaaacttgagagattacataatcatcgcagaatctttctttaatgaagttatgaatcaatactccatcgctcattgttattgatatacctcggtatatgatgttgatgctcgtggaattcttgtgaaattcacaaggcacgaatgatgttttctaaagagttttgagtacatcgaaaatgaaagtgtaaaaccaaacatgtatttgaataatacacttagtttattatgaaatggagtttattgtgatgaatcagtgattaacgaggaatgtatatcatagcatattagtgatatgaattaaccaagtagtacatactatttaagattcacacgtaatagcttaatacgaaaagatttattattgttccaaaccacatatatatatatatatatatatatatatatatatatatatatatatatatatatatatatatatatatatatatatatatagtatacatatataattttcaggaagaatgagtcaatacatcttaactcattattactaatattccttggtatctatggggcgtatgatgttgatatccgaggtacagattatggtgtttgttattggtgaagctgatgttgttgatggtgatgctgttggtactggtggtgatgctggttatgctgctggtgctgctgctggtgctcgtaggtttcgcaccatattctccagagccaccactcgagcgcgaagctcattgacttcttctattattccggggtgattggcagttcggacaagtggatgaataagatctagaattttagatattatatattcgtgactggataccctggaaatgagggtgaaaatagtgttccgaacgggttcgccggtaagtgcttctggttcttcaccaagaggtgaattcggttggtggaagggatcaccttcttcttgtctccattgattaagtttactacgaacccatccccaattcatccaaaatagatgatgactaattggttggttcattccggttacgctgccattggagctcgaggagttcgaggaatcatgtgagaaatccatattatctgatcggaataagggtttttgttatgagatgagtgttgaatattgaatgatatatttgtcttcttgatatacgtatatatagcaaaaagatttccgtaatttacaaaGAAAatctaggaaaagtgttagacaaagtttattaagatagatatgataagatataataagatatgatgtgtctataatccaataatagcagtatgacgtgtcgagatcataaaatgataagtatgtaatctgataatctttcgattaaagacttttaattcgtaatggcctattcaggtctaggggcttgagctataggatcctttaaatcggtaatccaaacccttccattctagagtttcgtagacgccacccgtcaagaaaattcaataacgagaaataaaaggtataaaagtaatgaatatgagtagtgatgacattataatgtctttgagattctcgataactcaatgacatttttcggttcgcaaactgatgcataaaggcataaagcatataggtacgtgatataacagggagttatatacgtttgagtatgaatagtaacaaatataggagtttcaaaaatttatggataatatttcatgtaatacatatgtaatacacaaaaccatgataaatgacataggaatgtcgagaacggtgtcacatttaaatgtggtagcggaattgaatagtacttaggagaatgagcagagttcttagattggctcggcattcaaagataagtaaagtttctaaagtatagtgtatcatttaacagttaaaggcaacaattaaaggtactatagtcaaaggaagttgtagtcctacattgctaaggtacctaattgtataaggcacacataaaatgcaatcctggttctctacaacaattctgctctgataccaatctgtcacaccccccaaaatggaccaggggtaattgtgaccaatcatatcataacacagttgtataaacaagaacgactctatatgagactttttaaataaaacctttgttaataaaacagcggaagcaataatacatgtttacattattattaaaacgtaaaacaa comes from Rutidosis leptorrhynchoides isolate AG116_Rl617_1_P2 chromosome 4, CSIRO_AGI_Rlap_v1, whole genome shotgun sequence and encodes:
- the LOC139842580 gene encoding uncharacterized protein — translated: MTGKKSFARIREELKLGREATRVNMFKECYKIGEDEATRVFEKMKDLTEKLGDGAIDAPGPDDVFSTVMGKAKNGTAEMYGLGVRANHMWGARPSRLAVSKANAQLMSRNAQLEKENAWLKAEKNNGPGAQNDGSRVHANGSGDHRLWNVAIGRLRSVDPNTVLNGTELVHGWCEAHVQVAIKKDEALFRPYDYLKCIHDVTGTSIAWPAQLIELVRED